In Aliamphritea ceti, a single window of DNA contains:
- a CDS encoding precorrin-8X methylmutase, with protein sequence MSFEYELNPQAIEQESFRQIRQTANLDGFSREQQQVAMRVVHSLGLPEVADLVRFSEGACESGMAALANNCPILCDVEMVKQGITKRMIEREPLCFLNDERVKGLAKERGETRSMAALEFWKDYLDGSVVVIGNAPTALFRLLEMIQQGAPKPALVVGMPVGFVGAAESKDALWEVHKELEIPCITLLGRQGGSAVSAASVNALLRCNRGEWY encoded by the coding sequence GTGAGCTTCGAATACGAATTAAACCCTCAGGCGATTGAGCAGGAAAGTTTCCGTCAGATTCGCCAGACCGCTAATCTGGATGGCTTCAGCCGTGAGCAGCAACAGGTTGCTATGCGTGTAGTACATAGTCTGGGTCTGCCTGAAGTTGCTGATTTGGTCCGGTTCAGTGAAGGTGCCTGCGAATCCGGCATGGCTGCCCTGGCAAACAACTGTCCAATTTTGTGTGATGTTGAGATGGTTAAGCAGGGTATTACCAAGCGGATGATCGAGCGTGAACCGCTGTGTTTTCTGAATGATGAGCGGGTTAAAGGTCTGGCAAAGGAACGCGGTGAAACCCGTTCAATGGCGGCGCTGGAGTTCTGGAAAGATTACTTAGACGGCAGCGTTGTTGTTATCGGCAATGCGCCAACTGCCTTGTTTCGTTTGCTGGAAATGATCCAACAGGGTGCGCCTAAGCCAGCGTTAGTGGTTGGTATGCCAGTAGGTTTTGTTGGCGCCGCTGAATCTAAAGATGCGCTTTGGGAAGTACATAAAGAACTTGAAATTCCATGCATCACGTTACTGGGCCGACAGGGCGGTAGCGCTGTCAGTGCGGCCAGTGTGAATGCTTTGCTGCGTTGTAACCGCGGTGAATGGTACTAA
- the cobI gene encoding precorrin-2 C(20)-methyltransferase: protein MSNATATTGTGCFYGVGVGPGDPELLTLKALRLIKDSAVVSYLSNAEGHSQAWGIANAALELSGASCAAKHISVPMPMVIQRAPANAAYDKGAAEIRECLEAGQDVVFLCEGDPLFFGSFSYLLERLESEFTCKVVPGISSVNAAASALALPLTMQQESFAVVSGRHSDEQLAEALTDHDSVVIMKAGQARPRILAQLEATGRLNEARYLEYIGRDNQQTMPASELVNEVGPYFSLFVVVRGNRPS from the coding sequence ATGAGCAATGCGACAGCAACAACTGGCACCGGCTGTTTCTACGGTGTAGGTGTTGGCCCGGGTGACCCGGAACTGCTGACTCTGAAAGCCCTGCGTCTGATCAAAGACAGCGCGGTTGTCAGCTACCTGTCGAATGCGGAAGGGCATTCCCAGGCATGGGGTATTGCCAACGCAGCACTGGAACTCTCCGGAGCAAGCTGTGCGGCAAAACATATCAGTGTCCCAATGCCGATGGTGATCCAGCGGGCACCGGCAAATGCTGCTTACGATAAAGGTGCAGCGGAAATTCGCGAATGTCTGGAAGCCGGTCAGGATGTGGTCTTTCTGTGTGAAGGCGACCCATTGTTTTTCGGTTCATTCAGCTATTTGTTAGAACGTCTGGAAAGTGAGTTTACCTGCAAAGTCGTACCGGGTATTTCATCCGTAAACGCCGCTGCTTCAGCACTGGCGTTACCGTTAACCATGCAGCAGGAGTCTTTTGCTGTGGTTAGTGGCCGTCACTCTGATGAGCAACTTGCGGAAGCACTGACAGATCATGACAGCGTTGTGATAATGAAAGCCGGTCAGGCACGGCCACGTATTCTGGCTCAGTTGGAAGCAACTGGACGTCTGAACGAAGCCCGTTATCTTGAATATATTGGCCGCGATAATCAGCAAACGATGCCCGCCAGTGAATTGGTAAATGAAGTAGGGCCGTATTTTTCACTGTTTGTTGTAGTGCGTGGTAACCGTCCGTCATGA
- the cobM gene encoding precorrin-4 C(11)-methyltransferase — MTVYFIGAGPGDPDLMTLKGMKTLKKCPVVMYAGSLIPREVLAEVEDTAEKIIDTASIDLDEISAVIEEAHKEGKDVARLQCGDPALYGAIGEQIRRLEEFGIDYQVIPGVSAVAASAAMLGKELTLSGVTQTVIMTRYEGKTPFPERERLPQLAQSGATLAIHLGILRIHKIVEELIPHYGEDCPIAVCYRTSWPDQDYVTGTLKDIVQKVRDKGFTRTALILVGHVLDCDDFADSYLYAKDQAHVYRPKVKPETPRTVKR, encoded by the coding sequence ATGACCGTTTATTTTATTGGTGCTGGCCCGGGTGATCCGGATCTGATGACCCTTAAAGGGATGAAGACACTGAAGAAGTGTCCGGTAGTAATGTACGCCGGTTCACTGATACCCCGTGAAGTACTGGCTGAAGTGGAAGATACCGCTGAAAAGATCATTGATACCGCCAGTATCGATCTGGACGAAATCTCAGCTGTCATCGAAGAAGCGCACAAAGAGGGCAAAGATGTTGCCCGTTTACAGTGTGGCGATCCGGCTTTGTATGGTGCTATCGGTGAACAGATTCGCCGTCTGGAAGAGTTTGGTATCGACTACCAGGTAATTCCGGGTGTCAGTGCGGTTGCCGCTTCTGCTGCGATGCTGGGTAAAGAACTGACGCTGTCTGGCGTAACCCAGACTGTAATCATGACCCGTTATGAAGGTAAAACGCCGTTCCCTGAACGTGAGCGTTTGCCGCAGCTGGCACAAAGTGGCGCGACTCTGGCAATTCACTTAGGCATTTTACGTATCCATAAGATCGTTGAAGAGCTGATTCCGCATTATGGCGAAGATTGCCCGATTGCTGTTTGCTACCGGACGTCATGGCCAGATCAGGATTACGTGACCGGCACTCTGAAAGATATCGTGCAAAAAGTTCGGGATAAAGGTTTCACCCGTACTGCACTGATTCTGGTTGGCCACGTACTGGACTGCGATGACTTTGCGGACTCTTACCTGTATGCCAAAGATCAGGCACACGTTTACCGTCCAAAAGTGAAGCCGGAAACGCCACGTACAGTGAAGCGTTAA
- a CDS encoding cobalamin biosynthesis protein, with product MMRIFALTEVGKRLGEKLEALLVDAGETAELSYKPQPFKQQVRDSFKSGERQIFICATGIVMRTLAPVIEDKYKDPAVLVLDELGKFVIPLLSGHEGGANQWAADVAKLIDAQSVITSARAYLEPVYSVGMGCERHCPEHVLQGLLDECLAKANLSIDDISSIHSIDVKADEVGLIELAKTLGKPYQTWDAATLMQMEPLLSMRSEYVFNTVGVYGVAESAALYAAGQITGEAPELVLPKHKNKQATCSIARSFRY from the coding sequence ATGATGCGGATTTTTGCCCTCACTGAAGTAGGCAAACGCCTGGGTGAAAAGCTTGAGGCTTTACTGGTAGACGCTGGGGAAACGGCTGAACTTAGTTATAAGCCACAGCCGTTTAAACAGCAGGTTCGCGACTCGTTTAAGTCTGGTGAACGGCAGATCTTTATCTGTGCTACCGGCATTGTTATGCGCACTCTGGCACCGGTTATTGAAGATAAATATAAAGACCCTGCGGTACTGGTGCTGGATGAGCTGGGTAAGTTTGTTATCCCGTTGTTGTCTGGTCACGAAGGTGGCGCTAATCAGTGGGCGGCAGATGTCGCAAAACTGATTGACGCACAGTCGGTAATTACTAGTGCGAGAGCCTATCTTGAGCCGGTATACAGTGTGGGTATGGGGTGTGAAAGGCATTGTCCTGAACATGTCTTGCAGGGCTTGCTGGATGAATGTCTGGCGAAGGCTAATTTGAGCATTGATGACATCAGTAGCATTCACAGTATTGATGTAAAAGCGGACGAAGTCGGCCTGATTGAGCTGGCAAAGACTTTGGGTAAGCCTTATCAGACCTGGGATGCAGCAACGCTGATGCAGATGGAACCATTGCTGAGCATGCGTTCCGAATATGTATTTAATACCGTCGGGGTATATGGCGTAGCGGAGTCCGCTGCCCTTTATGCCGCCGGGCAGATCACCGGTGAAGCACCGGAGCTGGTGTTGCCGAAACATAAGAATAAGCAAGCGACGTGTTCGATTGCACGTAGTTTTAGATATTGA
- the cbiE gene encoding precorrin-6y C5,15-methyltransferase (decarboxylating) subunit CbiE: MSDLKLHIIGLGVSDKARLSVEAETGLRAAAIVIGSERQLETVAELLTAEQQQCVLPKLSELKQQLPDMATKVDTIAILASGDPLFYGIGAWFGRTFAQAQLHYHPGVSSLQAACHRLGRSLQDTEVLSLHGRPLAKIRTRLRNRQPLLILTDAQSNPQALARECLAAGFSETLISVCETLGYPEEQVRSFTARQLADAEGESNALEFDPLHVSLVEPVLPAGKAALLPAFPGIADNGFITDSEQAERILAGDECSLTAEVASAGKGLITKREVRLSILSLMQPAVDDCIWDVGAGCGSVAIELSYWQPKCRVFAIEHHEQRLACLTANQQRYGVSSNLQVVAGRAPQALNDLPSPNKIFIGGSDGEMATLLQQCWALLPPGGVLLASAVTENSKQQLLSFYDQRCGAGDCQPHTVQIGVSRGEQLAGQLMYRPNLPVNLYSFCKN, translated from the coding sequence ATGAGCGATCTCAAATTACATATCATTGGCCTTGGAGTCAGTGATAAAGCACGGCTCAGTGTTGAGGCTGAAACGGGGTTACGTGCTGCTGCAATTGTGATCGGTTCAGAACGTCAGCTTGAAACAGTCGCTGAGTTACTCACTGCTGAGCAGCAGCAGTGCGTGCTGCCTAAGCTTTCTGAGCTGAAGCAGCAGCTGCCCGATATGGCAACTAAGGTAGATACTATTGCGATTCTGGCTTCAGGCGATCCGCTATTTTACGGTATTGGTGCATGGTTCGGGCGTACTTTTGCTCAGGCGCAATTGCACTATCATCCGGGTGTTTCTAGCTTGCAGGCAGCTTGTCACCGTTTAGGGCGCTCCTTGCAGGATACCGAAGTCCTAAGTTTGCATGGCCGCCCACTGGCGAAAATCCGTACCCGTTTACGTAATCGACAGCCGTTGCTGATTCTGACTGATGCTCAGAGCAATCCGCAGGCCCTGGCCCGTGAATGCCTGGCAGCCGGATTCAGTGAGACGCTGATCAGTGTCTGTGAAACATTAGGTTACCCGGAAGAGCAAGTACGCAGTTTTACAGCCCGCCAACTGGCAGATGCAGAGGGTGAATCGAATGCCCTGGAGTTCGATCCGCTGCATGTCAGCCTGGTTGAGCCTGTTTTACCTGCTGGTAAGGCGGCTTTATTACCGGCATTTCCCGGCATTGCTGATAATGGTTTTATTACTGATTCGGAACAGGCTGAGCGTATTCTGGCCGGCGACGAGTGCAGCCTCACCGCTGAAGTGGCGTCTGCCGGGAAAGGCCTGATTACCAAGCGTGAAGTGCGTCTGTCCATTTTGTCTTTAATGCAGCCTGCAGTTGATGACTGTATCTGGGATGTTGGTGCCGGTTGCGGCAGTGTCGCTATTGAGCTGAGTTACTGGCAGCCAAAGTGCAGAGTGTTTGCTATCGAGCATCATGAGCAGCGATTAGCCTGTTTAACGGCCAATCAGCAGCGATATGGCGTCAGCAGCAATTTGCAGGTCGTAGCGGGGCGAGCACCACAGGCCCTTAATGATTTACCGTCTCCTAATAAGATTTTCATTGGTGGCAGCGATGGCGAAATGGCCACCCTGTTACAACAGTGCTGGGCTTTGTTACCACCGGGTGGTGTGTTACTGGCCAGCGCTGTGACAGAAAACAGCAAACAGCAGCTGCTGAGCTTTTATGATCAGCGCTGCGGCGCAGGAGATTGTCAGCCACATACAGTTCAGATCGGTGTAAGCCGGGGTGAGCAACTGGCTGGCCAGCTGATGTACCGGCCAAATTTACCGGTCAATTTATACAGCTTCTGTAAAAATTAA
- the cobJ gene encoding precorrin-3B C(17)-methyltransferase, whose product MAKLFVLGTGPGNADLLTPKARTAIAASTDLVAYGLYLDLLGELCEGKTHHDLPLGEEIGRARLALDLASAGKDTALISSGDIGIYAMATLVFELLDQQLQGKEDHPEWLDVEIEVVPGISAMQAGSSRIGAMLGHDFCTISLSDLLTPWETIDKRIHSAGTGDFVVSFYNPVSKKRDWQLNHARDVLLQYRPASTPVLLGRQLTREDESIRIITLGELDAKDVDMFTMVSVGNSETKHILNGSKEWVYTPRGYSKKL is encoded by the coding sequence ATGGCAAAACTATTTGTTTTGGGCACCGGCCCGGGAAATGCTGATCTGTTAACACCTAAGGCCCGTACTGCTATCGCTGCCAGTACAGATCTGGTTGCTTACGGTTTGTATCTGGATCTGCTGGGTGAGTTGTGTGAAGGCAAGACCCACCACGACCTGCCATTAGGCGAAGAAATCGGTCGTGCACGTCTGGCGCTGGATCTGGCTTCAGCAGGTAAAGATACAGCACTGATTTCCAGCGGTGACATCGGTATTTATGCGATGGCAACACTGGTATTCGAACTGCTGGATCAGCAGCTGCAGGGTAAAGAAGATCATCCTGAATGGCTGGATGTTGAAATTGAAGTTGTACCGGGTATTTCCGCGATGCAGGCAGGTTCAAGCCGCATCGGTGCAATGCTGGGTCATGATTTCTGCACCATCTCTCTGTCTGATCTGCTGACACCATGGGAAACCATTGATAAGCGTATTCACAGCGCTGGTACTGGTGATTTTGTAGTGTCTTTCTACAACCCAGTATCCAAAAAGCGTGACTGGCAGTTAAACCACGCCCGTGACGTGTTGCTGCAATACCGTCCTGCGAGTACTCCGGTACTGCTGGGCCGTCAGCTGACCCGTGAAGATGAATCTATCCGTATCATCACTCTGGGTGAGCTGGATGCTAAAGACGTGGATATGTTCACTATGGTTAGCGTGGGTAACAGTGAAACTAAGCACATTCTGAATGGCAGCAAAGAGTGGGTTTATACGCCACGCGGCTATAGCAAAAAACTCTAA
- the cobW gene encoding cobalamin biosynthesis protein CobW, producing MQLNKIPTTVVTGFLGSGKTTLLSNVLKQAAGKRIAVIVNEFGELDIDSDLLRSCPLDCEDENATAANGDNGFYELANGCICCTVEEEFLPVMEQLVARRDDIDHILIETSGLALPKPLVQAFNWPGIKEYCTVDAVITVIDGPAVAAGRFAHDADKVQEQRLADESLDHDPSLQELLEDQLSAADLVVVSKNDLLDEAQRTVVQDRVTAKVPSSVKTTYISNGEAELDVLMGLDAKAEERINHVHNHHDHHHDHDHHHEHAHDHFDSFVVKMGEVDSEKLQQVLQGLIEEYNIFRAKGFAALPGKPMRQVMQAVGKRLDVYFDRPWAAEETRGTSLVFIGKGIEQSVIEAALNEALADQAEAAAV from the coding sequence ATGCAACTGAATAAGATCCCAACGACTGTTGTTACCGGCTTTCTGGGTAGCGGTAAAACAACTCTGCTGTCTAACGTACTGAAGCAGGCTGCCGGTAAGCGTATTGCTGTTATTGTGAATGAATTTGGCGAGCTGGATATCGATTCTGATTTACTGCGCAGCTGCCCGCTGGATTGTGAAGATGAAAACGCAACCGCTGCCAATGGTGATAACGGTTTCTACGAACTGGCTAACGGCTGCATCTGCTGCACCGTGGAAGAAGAGTTCCTGCCGGTGATGGAGCAATTGGTTGCCCGTCGTGACGACATCGACCATATCCTGATCGAAACCAGTGGTCTGGCACTGCCTAAGCCGCTGGTACAGGCATTCAACTGGCCTGGCATTAAAGAGTACTGCACTGTTGATGCTGTAATCACTGTGATTGATGGTCCTGCGGTTGCCGCTGGCCGTTTTGCACATGATGCAGACAAAGTACAGGAACAGCGTCTGGCGGATGAAAGCCTGGATCACGATCCGTCTCTGCAGGAACTGCTGGAAGATCAGCTGAGCGCTGCGGATCTGGTAGTTGTTAGCAAGAACGACCTGCTGGACGAAGCTCAGCGTACTGTTGTTCAGGACCGGGTAACTGCCAAAGTTCCTTCTTCTGTTAAGACCACTTACATCAGCAACGGCGAAGCTGAGCTGGATGTACTGATGGGTCTGGATGCCAAGGCAGAAGAACGTATTAATCATGTGCATAACCATCACGATCACCACCATGATCATGACCACCACCATGAGCATGCACACGATCATTTCGATTCTTTCGTCGTTAAGATGGGTGAAGTGGACAGCGAGAAACTGCAGCAGGTTCTGCAGGGCCTGATCGAAGAGTACAACATCTTCCGCGCGAAAGGCTTTGCGGCTCTGCCAGGTAAGCCAATGCGTCAGGTAATGCAGGCGGTTGGTAAACGTCTGGATGTTTACTTTGACCGTCCATGGGCGGCAGAAGAAACCCGCGGCACTTCTCTGGTATTCATCGGTAAAGGCATCGAACAGTCTGTTATCGAAGCAGCACTGAATGAAGCGCTTGCTGACCAGGCAGAGGCAGCAGCGGTTTAA